A stretch of Fusarium poae strain DAOMC 252244 chromosome 2, whole genome shotgun sequence DNA encodes these proteins:
- a CDS encoding hypothetical protein (BUSCO:37776at5125), whose amino-acid sequence MINAAKNMSKSLRQAKITPHRSSNRGHSDHGWLNTYHSFSFADWYDPRFTHFGSLRVLNEDRVKANSGFPTHPHRDFEIFSYILGGELTHRDSMLTKGKEGGQSDKFFRMKRGDVQFTTGGTGIAHSEFNEHKSDTVHFLQIWAIPWKRGLVPRYHTRHFSDESKRQGFVNILSPLKGGEDATAQQEKAAEPVIPDTIPIHADFVMGAGIIEPTNKFEWTVGGGATEQTKRKVYVHVPMTKGGKAKIRLDGREDAEIFEGDGAFIEGVNAGDKLAVESIGEAEAEVVILDTA is encoded by the coding sequence ATGATCAACGCTGCAAAGAACATGTCCAAATCACTCCGCCAAGCAAAGATCACTCCCCACCGTTCCAGCAACAGGGGTCACAGCGATCATGGCTGGCTTAACACATACCACTCATTCTCCTTTGCCGACTGGTATGACCCGAGATTCACTCACTTTGGTTCTCTCCGCGTCCTCAATGAGGATCGTGTAAAGGCCAACTCGGGTTTCCCCACACACCCTCACCGTGACTTTGAGATCTTCTCTTACATCCTTGGAGGAGAACTCACACACCGAGACTCAATGCTCACCAAGGGCAAAGAGGGAGGCCAGTCCGACAAGTTCTTCCGCATGAAGCGAGGAGATGTTCAATTCACTACTGGTGGAACTGGCATCGCCCATTCTGAATTCAACGAGCACAAGTCCGACACTGTGCACTTTCTACAGATCTGGGCCATCCCCTGGAAGCGCGGCCTGGTTCCCCGATACCACACCCGTCACTTCAGCGATGAGTCCAAGAGACAGGGCTTTGTCAATATTCTGAGCCCTCTCAAGGGCGGCGAGGATGCAACTGCCCAACAGGAGAAGGCTGCCGAGCCTGTCATTCCCGACACCATTCCCATCCACGCCGACTTTGTCATGGGGGCAGGTATCATTGAGCCAACCAACAAGTTCGAATGGACAGTCGGAGGAGGCGCTACTGAGCAGACCAAGAGAAAGGTTTACGTGCACGTTCCCATGACCAAGGGAGGAAAGGCAAAGATCCGTCTGGATGGCCGCGAGGATGCTGAGATCTTCGAAGGCGACGGCGCCTTTATTGAGGGTGTCAACGCTGGAGATAAGCTCGCAGTGGAAAGTATTGGTGAGGCAGAGGCAGAGGTTGTCATTTTGGACACTGCCTAA